From Pyrenophora tritici-repentis strain M4 chromosome 1, whole genome shotgun sequence, the proteins below share one genomic window:
- a CDS encoding NUC153 multi-domain protein: MPLPKRQTIPVKGAKSSAPASDSRFANFETDPKFRLPSKKHTKTKLDPRFSRLKSDPDFYNKATVDKYGRKISKEAGKKAIERLYEVDSDEDQEQDDEAELERPSGKKRDKAVLKEMKRVEQQGFDPIRDGGLESSSDESSSDEEDGAELEDQTELAGDDNEVPTGDISARLAAVNMDWDNIRATDILAVANSFVPADGRILNVVIYPSEFGMERLQREEIEGPPREIFASTANKDKNNMSTMDDESNSENDDEDQTKADLQGDDTGEEFDSTKLRAYQLDRLRYYYAVITCSSANVAKSIYDNLDGREYLTSANFFDLRFVPDGTTFDQDPHDECAKLPDGYKPNEFSTDALTHSKVKLTWDADDATRKEVQKRAFSRKEIDENELQAYLGSDNSSSEDEEEAAKKDKAASLRAALGLESSGKSSKTKKKSSAKRDRDFPKPDSEMQITFTGGLSNEAGNGDVFENEIPLQETTMERYIRKERERKARRKERWQAKKAGRDPDAPAVQEAEASADANDDDDPFNDPFFASDPEEAAKASKPESKKSKKAKKKAEQDQQDQAAAAERANLELLMADEDDSKLRHFNMNEIVKSEKAKKKGKKAKKSATIIDDDFKVDTSDPRFAKLYESHEFAIDPTNPRFKETAAMKALLEEGRKKRKQGKEGEEVEVERETKKSKKDVGEGEDDVRKLAKKIKAKSRGL, from the exons ATGCCTCTTCCGAAGCGACAAACTATACCAGTGAAAGGCGCAAAGTCTAGCGCTCCTGCTA GCGACTCGCGATTCGCAAATTTCGAAACTGATCCCAAATTTCGTCTGCCCTCCAAGAAGCACACCAAGACCAAACTCGATCCTCGATTTTCGCGGTTAAAAAGCGATCCAGACTTCTACAACAAGGCCACAGTCGACAAGTATGGCCGCAAGATCTCCAAAGAGGCAGGCAAGAAGGCCATTGAGAGGTTGTACGAGGTAGACAGCGATGAGGACCAGGAACAAGATGACGAAGCAGAGTTGGAGCGTCCTTCGGGGAAGAAGCGCGACAAGGCTGTGTTGAAGGAGATGAAGCGGGTGGAACAACAGGGCTTTGATCCCATCAGAGACGGTGGACTCGAGTCATCATCGGACGAAAGCTCCAGCGATGAAGAGGACGGAGCCGAACTTGAAGATCAGACTGAACTTGCGGGCGACGACAACGAAGTACCCACAGGCGATATTTCTGCGCGCCTGGCTGCCGTGAACATGGATTGGGACAACATACGAGCAACAGACATCTTGGCCGTGGCAAACTCGTTTGTGCCGGCAGATGGGAGAATCCTGAACGTCGTCATATACCCGAGCGAGTTTGGAATGGAGCGTCTACAGCGGGAAGAGATCGAAGGACCGCCTAGGGAAATTTTCGCATCGACGGCCAACAAAGACAAGAACAACATGAGCACCATGGACGACGAGTCCAATTCTGAAAACGACGACGAGGACCAAACAAAGGCCGACTTGCAAGGGGATGATACTGGCGAAGAATTCGACTCGACCAAGTTGCGAGCCTACCAGCTCGACCGACTGCGATACTACTATGCCGTCATCACATGCTCCTCAGCAAACGTCGCCAAGTCCATCTATGACAATCTCGACGGTCGCGAGTACCTCACCAGCGCGAACTTCTTCGACCTACGATTTGTTCCTGACGGCACGACCTTTGACCAAGATCCCCACGACGAATGCGCAAAGCTACCCGACGGTTACAAGCCGAATGAGTTCTCCACAGACGCGCTCACCCACTCAAAGGTCAAGCTGACCTGGGACGCCGACGATGCGACGCGAAAGGAAGTCCAGAAGCGCGCATTCTCACGCAAGGAGATAGATGAGAACGAGCTGCAGGCATATCTAGGCTCGGACAATTCTTCCTCCGAAGACGAGGAGGAGGCAGCGAAGAAAGACAAGGCAGCAAGTCTCCGTGCAGCTCTAGGACTAGAGTCTTCCGGAAAATCCTCCAAGACAAAGAAGAAATCATCCGCGAAACGAGACCGCGACTTTCCCAAGCCGGATAGTGAGATGCAAATCACCTTTACCGGAGGCCTATCCAACGAAGCTGGCAATGGTGATGTGTTTGAGAATGAGATACCCCTCCAAGAGACAACAATGGAGCGATATATCCGAAAGGAAAGAGAAAGGAAGGCGAGGCGTAAGGAGAGATGGCAGGCGAAGAAGGCAGGCCGAGACCCCGATGCGCCCGCTGTGCAAGAGGCAGAAGCATCAGCAGATGCaaacgacgacgatgacCCATTCAACGACCCATTCTTCGCCTCAGACCCCGAAGAAGCCGCCAAAGCCTCCAAGCCCGAGTCAAAGAAATCCAAAAAAGCAAAGAAAAAGGCCGAGCAAGACCAACAAGACCAAGCCGCCGCCGCCGAACGCGCAAACCTCGAACTCCTAATGGCCGACGAAGACGACTCCAAACTCCGCCACTTCAACATGAACGAGATCGTGAAATCAGAAAAAGccaagaagaagggcaagaAGGCAAAGAAGAGTGCAACAATCATCGATGACGACTTCAAGGTCGACACGAGTGATCCGCGTTTCGCTAAGTTGTATGAAAGTCATGAGTTTGCTATTGATCCGACGAATCCGAGGTTCAAGGAAACCGCCGCTATGAAGGCGCTGCTTGAAGAGGGACGTAAGAAGAGGAAGCAGGGGAAGGAGGGTGAGGAAGTTGAGGTGGAGagggagacgaagaagagtAAGAAGGATGTTGGCGAGGGGGAGGATGATGTTAGGAAGTTGGCGAAGAAGATAAAGGCGAAGAGTAGGGGGCTGTGA
- a CDS encoding AroE, Shikimate 5-dehydrogenase — protein MSSPTPLPSPDPKTRHGYLFGHPITHSMSPLLHATVYASLSLPWAQHPLESLDIPLFLRLIRDPQFYGASITMPHKVAILPHLDGLTEEGRDVGAVNTLFIEEDEKGGRRYMGTNTDVVGIREAFRQNVEKGLYEGRAAIVVGGGGAARSAVYALRKWMGVGEIYLINRDAAEVTAVINECTTRGYGSSLRHVATVEEAQKLEAVGAIVACVPNFTPSTPAEVEARRVLECFLQKEHKGALLEMCYHPTTWTEIAEISKNAGWQVVLGTEALIYQGLEQDRYWTGREVKDLPVVEVQEAIAKKMNEAKL, from the exons ATGTCCAGTCCAACACCCCTCCCATCCCCGGACCCCAAGACCCGCCATGGCTACCTCTTCGGCCACCCAATAACCCACTCCATGTCGCCCCTCTTGCACGCAACTGTCTACGCCTCCCTCTCGCTCCCGTGGGCCCAACACCCCCTAGAGTCCCTTGACATCCCCCTCTTCCTACGTCTAATCCGCGACCCGCAATTCTACGGCGCCTCCATAACAATGCCGCACAAAGTAGCCATTTTACCGCACCTCGACGGGCTAACAGAGGAAGGCCGCGATGTTGGCGCTGTGAATACGCTGTTTATTGAGGAGGATGAAAAGGGCGGAAGGAGATATATGGGGACGAATACGGATGTTGTGGGGATTAGGGAGGCGTTTAGACAGAATGTGGAGAAGGGGTTGTATGAGGGGAGGGCGGCGATTGTGGTGGGTGGGGGTGGGGCGGCGAGGAGTGCGGTTTATGCGTTGAGGAAGTGGATGGGTGTTGGGGAGATTTATTTG ATAAACAGAGACGCAGCAGAAGTCACAGCCGTAATAAACGAATGTACAACCCGCGGCTACGGCTCCTCGCTCCGCCACGTCGCCACCGTCGAAGAAGCCCAGAAACTAGAAGCCGTAGGCGCTATCGTAGCTTGCGTACCTAATTTCACACCGTCGACGCCTGCGGAGGTTGAGGCGAGACGAGTGCTGGAGTGTTTTCTGCAAAAAGAACACAAAGGTGCTTTGTTGGAGATGTGCTATCACCCGACGACATGGACGGAGATTGCAGAGATCAGTAAGAATGCGGGGTGGCAGGTTGTGTTGGGGACCGAGGCGTTAATATATCAGGGGCTGGAGCAGGATCGGTATTGGACAGGGAGGGAGGTTAAGGATTTACCGGTGGTGGAGGTTCAGGAGGCTATTGCGAAGAAGATGAATGAGGCGAAGTTGTAA
- a CDS encoding AP-endonuc-2 domain containing protein, protein MAAKHGLEGIELFYEDLVDHAGSDSPAALLAGAASVRDLCCSLSLEIVCLQPFMHYEGLLDRQRHAERIEEMKLWMKLAHVLGTDLIQVPSSFLPRDQLSSDIDFIASDLREVAELGLKQTPVIRFAYESLSWGTVVDKWEVCWDIVSQVDRPNFGICLDSFNILGRIYADPTSETGMVYGAEQEVRDSICRLVDRIKPHREKIFFIQIVDAERLTQPLLPGHPFYNAEQPARMSWSRNCRLFYGETKRGAYLPVKDVTHAIIKQIGFDGWVSMELFNRVMNRTDETVVEELAERAGAAWNKIRCDLALDTATNDRSEHEGGPEHFVREPELARL, encoded by the coding sequence ATGGCCGCAAAACACGGCTTGGAAGGCATCGAGCTCTTCTACGAGGACCTGGTCGATCACGCTGGTTCAGATTCACCAGCTGCTTTACTGGCAGGCGCTGCTTCAGTCCGCGATCTCTGCTGCTCCTTAAGTCTCGAGATTGTATGTCTTCAGCCATTCATGCACTATGAAGGACTTCTGGATCGCCAAAGACACGCCGAGCGGATCGAAGAGATGAAACTTTGGATGAAGCTAGCACATGTTCTCGGTACAGACTTGATACAAGTTCCTTCATCGTTCCTCCCGCGTGATCAACTCTCTTCCGACATCGATTTCATCGCCAGTGATCTCCGGGAGGTGGCGGAACTGGGGCTGAAACAGACACCAGTGATCCGTTTCGCATACGAGAGTCTGAGTTGGGGCACAGTAGTGGACAAATGGGAAGTATGCTGGGATATTGTATCGCAAGTCGACCGACCAAATTTCGGCATCTGCCTCGATAGCTTCAATATCCTGGGCAGGATATACGCGGATCCAACATCAGAAACAGGCATGGTATATGGGGCCGAGCAGGAAGTGCGGGACTCTATATGCCGACTTGTTGATCGCATCAAGCCGCACAGGGAAAAGATTTTTTTCATTCAAATTGTTGATGCTGAGCGCCTTACACAGCCCTTACTTCCTGGTCACCCATTTTACAATGCCGAGCAACCAGCTCGCATGTCCTGGAGCAGGAATTGCAGGCTCTTTTACGGCGAGACAAAACGCGGCGCGTACTTGCCAGTCAAGGACGTCACACATGCCATAATCAAGCAGATTGGGTTTGACGGCTGGGTCAGCATGGAATTGTTCAATCGCGTTATGAACAGGACAGACGAGACTGTAGTGGAAGAGTTGGCGGAACGCGCTGGGGCTGCATGGAACAAGATACGATGCGACTTGGCGCTTGATACAGCCACAAATGATCGCTCAGAGCATGAAGGAGGGCCTGAGCACTTTGTCAGGGAGCCTGAACTTGCGCGTTTGTAA
- a CDS encoding AraJ, Arabinose efflux permease — protein MGLLTLVEDRPTPKAVYNWRVYTAASVASWAACMIGYDSAFIGTTLALPSFAEEFKFAEMSKAHLNLTKANIVSVYQAGAFFGAFGAYASSHYIGRRKSLILWTLIFIIGAGMMLGANGDRGLGLIIGGRVLAGLGVGGCSNMVPIYISELSPPAVRGRLVGIYELGWQVGGLVGFWINYGLEQTMAPSHKQWIIPFAVQLIPAGCLLIGAVWMRESPRWCLSKGRREQALKDLCWIRNLPEDHPYIMEELEAIDAQVEHDRITVGPGFWKPFAALKQRKVQYRLFLGGMLFLWQNGSGINAINYYSPTVFKSLGVTEGFLTTGIFGVVKTVLTIFWLLYLIDRLGRTKLLMLGALGGSLCMWYIAAYIKIADPANNPSRDGKLTSGGISAVFFFYLWTAFYTPSWNGTPWVINSEMYSQQTRSLGQACAAANNWFWNFIISRFTPQMFSTMGYGVYMFFACLMLLSIPFVFFLIPETKGIPLERMDELFDMRPTYRAHPLLLERLKENEDVNVVIRDEKAKGEHNEMA, from the exons ATGGGTCTTCTTACCCTCGTTGAGGATCGGCCTACGCCAAAGGCTGTGTACAATTGGCGTGTGTATACGGCGGCGAGTGTCGCATCGTGGGCAGCTTGTATGATCGGTTACGACAGTGCTTTTATTGGGACGACGTTGGCTCTTCCGTCTTTTGCAGAGGAATTCAAGTTTGCGGAGATGAGCAAGGCACATCTTAACTTGACAAAGGCGAATATTGTCTCCGTGTACCAGGCGGGTGCTTTCTTTGGCGCGTTTGGAGCGTATGCTTCCAGTCATTATATTGGGAGAAGGAAGTCGCTGATTCTTTGGACTTTGATC TTCATCATAGGCGCTGGCATGATGCTTGGTGCTAATGGTGACCGCGGTCTCGGCTTGATTATCGGAGGGCGTGTCCTAGCAGGCCTTGGTGTAGGTGGATGCAGTAACATGGTTCCGATCTACATCTCCGAACTTTCACCACCAGCCGTTCGTGGACGATTAGTCGGTATTTATGAGTTGGGCTGGCAGGTGGGAGGCCTTGTGGGTTTCTGGATCAATTACGGACTAGAGCAGACCATGGCACCCTCCCACAAGCAATGGATCATTCCTTTTGCTGTACAGCTGATTCCCGCTGGATGCTTGTTGATCGGCGCGGTCTGGATGCGAGAGTCGCCGCGTTGGTGCTTATCAAAGGGCAGACGCGAACAAGCGCTCAAGGACCTGTGCTGGATCCGAAATCTTCCTGAAGACCACCCCTACATCATGGAGGAACTTGAGGCTATAGACGCCCAAGTCGAGCACGATAGGATTACCGTTGGTCCTGGTTTCTGGAAGCCGTTCGCGGCGCTCAAGCAACGCAAGGTTCAGTACAGGCTGTTCTTGGGAGGAATGTTGTTCCTATGGCAGAATG GCTCCGGTATCAACGCCATCAACTACTACTCACCCACAGTCTTCAAGTCCCTCGGCGTAACCGAAGGTTTCCTCACCACCGGCATCTTCGGCGTCGTGAAGACAGTCCTGACGATTTTTTGGCTTCTATACCTGATCGATCGCCTCGGCCGCACCAAGCTCCTCATGTTGGGCGCTCTGGGAGGATCCCTCTGCATGTGGTACATTGCCGCATACATCAAGATTGCCGACCCAGCAAACAACCCAAGCAGGGACGGCAAGCTAACCTCAGGAGGAATTAGCGCggttttcttcttctacctcTGGACAGCGTTTTACACACCTTCATGGAACGGAACGCCGTGGGTCATCAACAGTGAAATGTATTCGCAACAG ACTCGCAGTTTAGGCCAAGCGTGCGCCGCGGCGAATAACTGGTTTTGGAACTTCATCATCTCGCGCTTTACGCCTCAGATGTTTAGCACCATGGGTTATGGCGTATACATGTTCTTTGCCTGCCTCATGTTGCTATCGATTCCTTTTGT CTTCTTCCTTATCCCGGAGACCAAAGGTATCCCGCTGGAGCGCATGGACGAGCTCTTCGATATGCGACCTACGTACCGTGCGCACCCGCTGCTTTTGGAGAGATTGAAGGAGAATGAGGATGTAAATGTTGTTATTAGGGATGAGAAGGCGAAGGGCGAGCATAATGAAATGGCTTGA
- a CDS encoding SuhB, Archaeal fructose-1,6-bisphosphatase and related enzyme inositol monophosphatase family, with translation MADIPREELDEIYAFAVQLGKAAGKMLMDAAQIRIDGGSDMKQEKEHVQKENAVDLVTETDENVEAFIKNQIADKYPSHKFVGEESYSKGSSRDYLIDTSPTWCVDPLDGTVNYIHLFPMFCVSIAFIHKSKPLIGVIYAPFTNQFFSSCAGRGAFFNETQRLPLMRNPIPPMPEKAPSGCIFSCEWGKDRRDVPDGNMHRKIESFVNMAAEIGGRKGRGGMVHGVRSLGSATLDLAYVAMGAFDIWWEGGCWEWDVAAGIAILQEAGGLVTTANPPVDWENAHIEEARLGSRLYLAIRPAGPSATETGRQSQERTVREVWRRVRNLDYSRPGS, from the exons ATGGCAGACATTCCAAGAGAAGAGCTAGATGAAATCTACGCGTTTGCGGTACAATTGGGGAAGGCGGCGGGGAAGATGCTCATGGACGCAGCGCAGATAAGAATCGACGGCGGAAGCGACATGAAGCAAGAGAAGGAGCATGTGCAAAAGGAGAATGCTGTCGACCTAGTTACAGAAACCGATGAGAATGTAGAAGCTTTCATCAAGAATCAGATAGCGGACAAGTACCCCTCACACAA GTTCGTGGGCGAAGAATCCTACAGCAAAGGGTCTTCACGCGACTACCTCATCGACACCTCACCTACATGGTGCGTCGACCCGCTCGACGGAACAGTGAACTATATCCACCTTTTCCCCATGTTCTGCGTCAGCATCGCCTTTATCCATAAGTCTAAACCACTCATCGGAGTCATCTACGCCCCTTTTACCAACcagttcttctcttcgtGCGCTGGCCGCGGCGCGTTCTTCAACGAGACACAACGCTTGCCCTTGATGCGTAACCCAATACCACCAATGCCGGAGAAGGCGCCCAGTGGGTGTATCTTCAGCTGTGAATGGGGGAAGGATAGGAGGGATGTGCCGGACGGCAATATGCATCGCAAGATTGAGAGTTTTGTGAATATGGCAGCTGAGATTGGGGGACGCAAGGGGAGAGGTGGGATGGTACATGGAGTGCGTAGTTTGGGGAGTGCGACCCTGGATTTGGCTTATGTGGCTATGGGTGCGTTTGATATCTGGTGGGAGGGTGGCTGCTGGGAATGGGATGTTGCGGCTGGGATTGCGATTTTACAAGAAGCTGGGGGTTTGGTTACGACTGCGAATCCGCCGGTGGATTGGGAGAATGCGCATATTGAAGAGGCTAGGTTGGGGAGTCGACTGTATTTGGCGATTAG ACCAGCGGGACCATCCGCGACGGAAACAGGACGGCAGAGCCAAGAAAGGACAGTGAGGGAAGTATGGCGACGAGTACGCAATCTAGATTACTCACGCCCCGGATCATAG
- a CDS encoding quinic acid utilization activator, whose translation MTLAYVFQQNPEMEVLAYNQLAQINTVLLARGTKESNQLHKSWNKSRFCRDVTKALSGELIGTGNDRPPSSDEDSEVDTEDASLLRMTADTQSYSSTSWNSGTGFTPHVMAPPSLPDLYAQHPQDNLRPPKLTPLPSECWKLIETYFTYTQCWLPIADKLEVLKLSYSYPEQGLALACDMSSSGSHAEMWSILAVGATQEDYSFAGEHRPNASPEELYNTARLLIPNELGKFELDHVKALLNLSVFNISRGLFGAAWQLVGAALRIFFTLTESSEVIVPRRKNVLSSCFMLDNLLSLQLKRRPYLERADLGWIGTIEEDGMEEWQPWVGQLSLGITRQSNSPTLALSSFNACLELVDILGSTTRRQTAPNFLHEMISRLEMWKSSLPQKLDHIRKDATATPLTPPALLLRLTYLVTAFALVPSQAWLDQILDVLSTLERLGTSRAPPIIACLLQQVKRSSLRLTLDQMTHARMCRSLVAFDQTCKVSQDAVNNLQTTPHSVEDASPSASGMMQTSPQSYASQIGGPFPERFHQQAVTSSLLENMLPDMRATAQVQHPPPLSQNPFEHAVTSSFLDPNDPYHTLVSGDLGSFLDDFASEHGAKKLQNQPQFMENLGFSSNVSMADLLAADPSRFMPTSSQVGMNNSEDSPQFPLNAFYEAS comes from the exons ATGACGTTGGCTTATGTCTTTCAACAGAATCCTGAAATGGAAGTCTTGGCGTACAATCAGTTAGCCCAAATCAATACCGTATTGCTTGCGAGGGGCACGAAAGAGTCCAATCAATTGCACAAGAGCTGGAATAAGAGCAGGTTCTGCAGGGACGTTACCAAAGCTTTATCTGGCGAGCTGATAGGGACGGGAAATGATAGGCCACCGAGTTCTGATGAGGATAGCGAGGTCGATACGGAGGATGCGAGTCTTCTCCGTATGACTGCAGATACTCAATCGTATTCATCG ACTTCATGGAACAGCGGTACAGGGTTCACGCCACACGTTATGGCTCCACCATCACTGCCTGACCTCTATGCCCAGCATCCACAGGACAATCTGCGCCCACCAAAACTCACCCCGCTGCCTTCGGAATGTTGGAAACTCATTGAAACATATTTCACATATACACAATGTTGGCTTCCTATTGCAGATAAACTGGAAGTTTTAAAGCTATCTTACTCATATCCTGAGCAGGGACTGGCTCTTGCTTGTGATATGTCCAGCTCCGGGAGTCATGCTGAAATGTGGAGCATACTTGCAGTTGGCGCTACTCAAGAGGACTACAGTTTTGCGGGCGAGCATCGTCCAAACGCGTCACCTGAAGAACTTTACAACACTGCCAGACTTCTTATTCCAAATGAGTTGGGAAAATTCGAGCTTGATCATGTCAAGGCTCTCCTCAATCTTTCCGTGTTCAACATTAGCAGGGGCTTGTTTGGGGCTGCTTGGCAACTTGTTGGTGCTGCGTTGCGGATCTTTTTCACACTGACCGAATCCTCGGAGGTGATTGTGCCGCGCCGAAAGAATGTCTTATCGAGCTGTTTCATGCTTGATAATCTACTTTCTCTACAGTTGAAACGTCGCCCGTATCTTGAAAGAGCAGATCTAGGGTGGATAGGAACAATAGAGGAGGACGGTATGGAGGAATGGCAGCCCTGGGTTGGCCAACTTAGCCTCGGCATAACGCGACAGTCAAATTCACCAACACTAGCATTGAGTTCTTTTAATGCTTGTCTAGAGCTCGTGGATATCCTTGGGAGTACGACACGGCGGCAGACAGCACCAAACTTCCTTCACGAAATGATCAGTCGCCTTGAGATGTGGAAGTCCTCGCTACCACAAAAACTTGATCATATCCGTAAAGACGCTACTGCTACTCCTCTGACACCACCTGCGTTGCTGCTGCGACTTACATATCTCGTCACTGCTTTTGCTCTAGTCCCTTCTCAGGCCTGGTTGGATCAAATATTAGACGTATTGAGTACACTAGAGCGCCTCGGTACTTCACGAGCCCCTCCCATAATCGCTTGTCTATTACAGCAGGTTAAGAGAAGCAGCTTGAGGTTGACTTTGGACCAGATGACACACGCTCGGATGTGCAGATCGTTGGTGGCCTTTGATCAGACGTGCAAGGTCTCCCAAGACGCAGTCAACAATCTGCAAACAACACCGCACTCCGTGGAAGATGCTTCACCTAGCGCGTCTGGCATGATGCAAACATCTCCACAATCCTATGCGTCTCAAATTGGTGGACCCTTTCCAGAGCGCTTCCATCAACAGGCCGTTACATCTTCATTACTCGAAAACATGCTACCAGATATGCGTGCGACCGCGCAGGTGCAACACCCGCCCCCACTCAGCCAAAATCCATTCGAACATGCGGTGACTAGCTCATTTCTGGACCCGAACGATCCGTATCATACTTTGGTATCCGGAGATCTAGGAAGCTTTCTCGATGATTTTGCTTCAGAACATGGTGCCAAGAAGCTACAAAACCAGCCACAGTTCATGGAGAACCTGGGATTCTCATCGAATGTCAGCATGGCCGACCTCTTAGCAGCAGATCCGAGCCGCTTCATGCCCACATCGTCTCAAGTTGGTATGAATAACAGCGAGGACTCTCCACAGTTTCCACTCAATGCATTCTATGAGGCTAGCTGA